The Synechocystis sp. PCC 7509 genome includes a window with the following:
- a CDS encoding CHASE2 domain-containing serine/threonine-protein kinase produces MSSSSSKQGNFTKLALSFLSGTVLIASVAVSALIIGGKQLSLLEGWELSFADTLVRLQPDKGIDPRLLVVAVDEEDIRNLGKWPASDRVINQLLDKLNQNQPAAIGLDIYRDLPLEPGNAELVTNLQLTDNIIAVCKSGNGDRDRGVAPPKEVPSDRLGFSDIVVDGDSVVRRNLLTLTPATNSACPAEYSFSFQLALHYLAKQGIKLEKTSQEHWKLGNTIFTPINNDTAEYQNIDARGYQILLNYRSPSLVADQINLTDVLKGNFDPKLVKDRVVLIGVTASSGNDFLYTPYSKGQRQDLRMPGVVVHAQAISQILTAATNNKSLFWTMPGWAEVPWIFVWSVVGGVVAWRLRNPLIIVGLEIVAVAGLLGIGLAIFSGFGRVPLVPPALALLLTGASVASYKGYKNYSSVAQLPESVNSTNYEEDQTQLPQSDTVESNLLDGRYKVVSNIGKGGFGETYLAEDTKRPGNPYCVVKQLKPTRTDEKFLEIARRFFNTEAKTLETVGRNDRIPQLLAYFEANKEFYLVQEYIKGHSLSDELTPGKKLSAPYVVALLKDVVEVLQFIHGFGVIHRDIKPGNIMRREADGRLVLIDFGAVKQLETQIADVSESNTVAIGTSGYAPPEQLLGQPVLNSDIYALGMIGIQALVGVPAVQIPKDPVTKEVIWRDRTSVSDKLAAILDKMVAYRHEQRYQSAMEVIVDLKAYIPPQ; encoded by the coding sequence ATGAGTTCTTCGTCCTCAAAACAGGGTAACTTTACTAAACTAGCTTTGTCGTTTTTAAGTGGGACAGTGCTTATTGCTAGTGTTGCTGTCTCCGCGTTAATAATTGGTGGCAAACAACTTTCACTTTTAGAAGGATGGGAATTAAGTTTTGCTGATACTTTAGTTCGCCTGCAACCAGATAAAGGTATAGATCCGCGCTTATTAGTTGTAGCGGTAGATGAAGAAGATATCCGCAATTTAGGTAAGTGGCCCGCTAGCGATCGCGTCATCAATCAGTTGCTAGATAAGCTTAACCAAAATCAACCCGCCGCTATTGGTTTGGATATTTATCGCGATTTGCCCCTTGAGCCAGGTAATGCCGAATTAGTCACAAACTTGCAACTAACAGATAATATTATTGCTGTATGTAAGTCGGGGAATGGCGATCGCGATCGCGGTGTAGCTCCCCCCAAAGAAGTACCAAGCGATCGCTTGGGATTTAGCGATATTGTTGTCGATGGCGATAGTGTAGTACGGCGCAATTTACTAACTTTGACTCCGGCTACCAACTCGGCGTGTCCGGCGGAATACTCTTTTAGTTTTCAACTTGCCTTGCATTATTTGGCAAAGCAAGGCATAAAGCTAGAAAAGACATCTCAAGAACACTGGAAGCTAGGCAATACTATCTTTACCCCAATAAATAACGATACGGCAGAATATCAAAATATTGACGCTAGAGGCTACCAAATATTATTAAATTACCGATCGCCTAGCCTAGTTGCCGACCAAATTAATTTAACAGATGTCCTGAAAGGCAATTTTGACCCCAAGCTAGTCAAAGATCGGGTAGTTTTAATTGGTGTAACTGCTAGTAGTGGCAATGATTTTTTGTATACGCCTTACAGTAAAGGGCAAAGGCAAGATTTACGGATGCCTGGGGTAGTAGTTCACGCCCAAGCTATAAGTCAAATATTAACCGCCGCAACCAATAATAAATCTCTCTTTTGGACGATGCCAGGGTGGGCGGAAGTTCCCTGGATTTTTGTTTGGTCGGTGGTAGGCGGAGTTGTAGCCTGGCGGCTGCGCAATCCTTTAATTATTGTGGGCTTGGAAATTGTTGCTGTAGCTGGATTATTGGGAATAGGTTTAGCGATCTTTTCTGGATTTGGTAGAGTGCCATTAGTACCGCCAGCCCTGGCTTTGCTACTAACGGGTGCGAGTGTTGCTTCTTATAAAGGTTATAAAAATTATTCCTCCGTAGCACAATTACCTGAATCCGTAAATTCTACTAACTATGAAGAAGACCAAACTCAGCTACCCCAATCAGACACCGTAGAGAGCAATCTACTCGATGGACGTTACAAAGTTGTCAGCAATATTGGCAAAGGTGGGTTTGGGGAAACTTATTTAGCTGAAGATACCAAAAGACCAGGAAATCCCTATTGTGTGGTTAAGCAATTAAAGCCTACTCGCACGGATGAAAAGTTTTTAGAAATTGCTAGGCGTTTTTTTAATACAGAAGCAAAAACTTTAGAAACTGTTGGTAGAAACGATCGCATTCCTCAGCTTTTAGCCTACTTTGAAGCAAATAAGGAGTTTTATTTAGTTCAAGAGTATATCAAAGGTCATTCTTTAAGTGATGAACTTACCCCCGGTAAAAAACTATCAGCACCTTATGTTGTGGCTTTGCTTAAAGATGTCGTTGAAGTTCTGCAATTTATTCACGGTTTCGGTGTAATTCATCGAGATATCAAGCCAGGTAACATTATGCGGCGCGAAGCTGATGGACGGTTGGTTTTAATTGACTTTGGGGCTGTAAAACAGTTAGAAACGCAAATTGCTGATGTGTCAGAAAGTAATACGGTGGCGATTGGTACGTCTGGTTATGCGCCCCCCGAACAACTACTCGGACAACCCGTACTTAATAGCGATATTTATGCTTTAGGGATGATTGGGATTCAAGCGTTGGTTGGCGTACCAGCAGTACAAATTCCCAAAGATCCGGTAACTAAAGAAGTTATTTGGCGCGATCGCACTTCAGTTAGCGACAAGTTAGCAGCTATTCTAGACAAAATGGTTGCTTATCGCCACGAGCAAAGGTATCAGTCGGCGATGGAGGTTATTGTGGACTTAAAAGCATATATTCCCCCACAGTGA
- the psbU gene encoding photosystem II complex extrinsic protein PsbU, whose translation MRIFIRGLTILLVVLGCWGLVGVDSRAIALSLPSFHTSVPILAKVELPTKELRNKADDKLDTEFGKKIDLNNTNVRAFQRYAGMYPTLAKAIIQNAPYNQVEDVLKIVGLSDRQKEILQGNLDNFTVTESDSVFNEGDDRYNNGIYR comes from the coding sequence GTGAGAATTTTTATACGCGGATTAACAATATTGCTAGTAGTCCTAGGATGCTGGGGATTAGTGGGGGTAGATTCCCGCGCGATCGCTCTATCTTTGCCTAGCTTTCATACATCTGTACCAATTTTAGCCAAAGTAGAATTACCTACCAAGGAATTACGCAATAAAGCTGACGACAAGCTAGACACGGAGTTTGGCAAAAAAATTGACTTAAATAACACTAACGTCCGAGCTTTCCAACGCTACGCGGGAATGTACCCAACTTTAGCTAAAGCCATTATTCAAAACGCTCCCTACAACCAAGTAGAAGACGTATTAAAAATTGTGGGCTTAAGCGATCGCCAAAAAGAAATCCTGCAAGGCAACTTGGATAATTTCACCGTCACCGAATCTGATTCTGTATTTAACGAAGGCGACGATCGCTACAACAACGGAATTTACAGATAA
- the nadB gene encoding L-aspartate oxidase: MIQLQNLSQSFDVLVVGAGAAGLYTALCLPETYSVGLITKDTVSLSASEWAQGGIAAAMSPEDSPSLHLEDTIAAGAGLCDFDAVNFLAEKAPSCIQSLVGMGVAFDRQGEQLALTLEAAHSRRRVLHAADTTGKEVITTLTAQVLQRKNISIIQKTLALSLWIEPQTGHCQGISLIYENRVIWVRAKAVVLATGGGGQVFAHTTNPAVSTGDGVAMSWRSGAVLRDLEFVQFHPTALTIPGANSFLISEAVRGEGAHLVDDTGRRFAFDYHPKGELAPRDVVSRAIFTHLQNTATDPTKANVWLDLRSLPKEKISHRFPNIIQVCKRWGLDIFSQPIPVAPAAHYWMGGIVTDLMNRTSILGLYAVGETASTGVHGANRLASNSLLECIVFGAQMANLELEEVDFIEQPNTESVFKLSATDWDAQQEVLAKLRDQLPRLVWQSAGICREQKSLEVGIAQIELWRSEFAELPLSQFLFNLPSGQIGSFGAETPPQQLYLWGETRNLLDIAYLILQSALFRTESRGGHYRQDYPQTENQWQVHTLVERAKVWKSGLLGSS, translated from the coding sequence TTGATTCAGTTACAAAATCTCTCTCAATCTTTTGATGTTTTAGTAGTAGGCGCGGGTGCAGCAGGTCTGTACACCGCGCTTTGTCTTCCCGAAACCTATTCTGTGGGTTTGATTACCAAAGATACAGTGTCTTTATCCGCCAGCGAGTGGGCGCAAGGTGGAATAGCGGCGGCGATGTCGCCCGAAGATTCTCCTTCCCTGCATTTAGAAGACACAATCGCGGCGGGAGCAGGTTTATGTGACTTTGACGCGGTGAATTTTTTGGCAGAAAAAGCCCCAAGCTGCATTCAATCATTAGTAGGGATGGGAGTAGCTTTTGATCGCCAAGGAGAGCAATTAGCCTTAACTTTAGAAGCCGCTCATTCGCGCCGCCGAGTTCTACACGCCGCCGATACAACCGGGAAAGAAGTAATTACAACTCTTACCGCCCAAGTCTTGCAACGTAAAAATATTTCAATTATTCAAAAAACCTTAGCCTTAAGCTTGTGGATAGAGCCACAAACAGGTCACTGTCAGGGAATTAGCCTCATTTATGAAAATCGAGTAATTTGGGTACGAGCCAAAGCAGTTGTTTTAGCAACCGGGGGTGGCGGTCAAGTTTTTGCTCACACCACCAATCCGGCGGTAAGTACGGGGGATGGGGTAGCAATGTCTTGGCGTAGTGGCGCAGTGCTTCGAGACTTAGAATTTGTCCAATTTCACCCTACAGCTTTAACTATTCCGGGAGCAAATAGCTTTTTAATTAGCGAAGCAGTGCGGGGAGAAGGAGCGCATTTAGTCGATGATACGGGGAGACGGTTTGCTTTTGATTATCACCCCAAAGGCGAATTAGCACCAAGAGACGTTGTTAGTAGGGCTATTTTCACTCATTTACAAAATACTGCTACCGATCCAACCAAGGCGAATGTTTGGCTAGATTTGCGAAGTCTTCCCAAGGAAAAAATTAGCCATCGTTTCCCCAATATCATCCAAGTTTGCAAACGTTGGGGATTAGATATATTTTCTCAACCGATCCCCGTTGCTCCGGCGGCGCATTACTGGATGGGTGGAATTGTTACAGACTTAATGAATCGCACATCTATACTAGGCTTGTACGCCGTAGGAGAGACTGCTAGTACCGGAGTGCATGGTGCTAATCGTTTAGCGAGTAATTCCTTGTTGGAGTGTATTGTATTTGGCGCTCAGATGGCTAATTTGGAGCTAGAAGAAGTAGATTTTATAGAACAACCCAATACAGAATCGGTATTTAAACTGAGTGCAACTGACTGGGATGCTCAACAGGAAGTTTTAGCCAAACTCCGCGATCAATTACCGCGTTTAGTGTGGCAAAGTGCGGGAATTTGTCGAGAGCAAAAAAGTTTAGAAGTAGGAATTGCTCAAATAGAACTATGGCGCTCTGAATTTGCCGAGTTACCTTTAAGTCAATTTTTGTTTAACTTGCCTAGCGGTCAAATCGGTAGTTTTGGCGCAGAAACTCCCCCGCAACAATTGTATTTGTGGGGAGAAACCCGTAATTTACTAGATATTGCTTATTTAATTTTGCAAAGCGCCCTATTTCGCACCGAAAGCCGAGGCGGACATTATCGCCAAGACTATCCGCAAACCGAGAACCAGTGGCAAGTCCACACCTTAGTAGAGAGAGCTAAAGTGTGGAAGTCGGGATTACTGGGGAGCAGCTAG
- a CDS encoding vitamin K epoxide reductase family protein: protein MGRRRSIPWIHRWSRPIIGAIALFGALTTAYLTYVKLSLNPAACPTESCDLVLSSPYAEIFGQPLALFGFLAYVSMLIFALAPLAIDSIKNKDLHSKIENTTWLLLLAGAIAMTVFSSYLMYLLAFELKALCIYCLASALFSLTLLVLTILGRTWEDIGQIFFTAIVVGMITLIGTLGAYAGVNRGVVAPTGQVAVRPITQPSPGIGWEITTVSGQSEIDLARHLTKVGVKEYIGWWCPHCHEQKLLFGKEAYKEINGIECAEGGIDPRPDLCKTAKIESFPTWEIKGKLYPGVKSLNELANLSGYTGDRNFAILAAPQ from the coding sequence ATGGGTCGCCGTCGTTCTATTCCTTGGATTCATCGCTGGTCACGTCCTATAATTGGCGCGATCGCACTGTTTGGCGCTTTAACTACTGCTTATCTCACTTACGTCAAACTTTCCCTCAATCCTGCTGCTTGTCCTACCGAAAGCTGCGATCTAGTTCTTTCTAGTCCCTACGCGGAAATTTTTGGGCAGCCTTTAGCTTTGTTTGGGTTTTTGGCTTACGTCAGTATGCTGATTTTTGCTTTAGCTCCTTTGGCGATTGATAGCATCAAAAATAAAGATTTACATAGCAAAATCGAGAATACAACTTGGTTGCTACTTTTAGCTGGTGCGATCGCTATGACGGTTTTTAGCAGCTATTTGATGTACTTACTAGCTTTTGAACTCAAAGCTTTATGTATCTACTGCTTGGCTTCAGCGCTATTTTCCCTGACTTTGCTAGTATTAACAATCCTTGGTCGCACTTGGGAAGATATCGGACAAATTTTCTTTACGGCGATCGTTGTCGGCATGATAACCCTAATTGGCACTTTAGGCGCTTATGCTGGGGTCAATAGAGGTGTTGTTGCTCCCACTGGACAGGTAGCGGTACGCCCCATAACTCAACCAAGTCCCGGCATTGGCTGGGAAATTACTACTGTTTCTGGACAATCAGAAATCGATCTAGCTCGTCACTTAACTAAAGTCGGCGTTAAAGAATATATTGGTTGGTGGTGTCCTCATTGTCACGAGCAAAAGTTATTGTTTGGCAAGGAAGCTTATAAGGAAATTAATGGTATCGAATGCGCCGAAGGTGGCATCGATCCCCGTCCAGATTTGTGTAAAACTGCAAAAATTGAAAGCTTCCCCACTTGGGAAATTAAAGGCAAGTTATACCCCGGAGTCAAGTCTTTAAATGAACTTGCAAACCTTTCTGGCTATACAGGCGATCGCAATTTTGCCATTCTAGCTGCTCCCCAGTAA
- the btpA gene encoding photosystem I biogenesis protein BtpA has translation MDLNRLFKTPNPIVGVVHLLPLPTAPRWGGSLKAVIDRAEQEATALASGGVNGIIVENFFDAPFTKSQVDPAVVSAMTIVIDRLMNLVTLPIGINVLRNDAHSAIAIASVVKAQFIRVNVLMGVMATDQGLIEGAAHHLLRYRRELGSDVKIFADVLVKHARPLSSPNLTVAVQDTIERGLADGIILSGWATGSPPNLEDLELASAAAKGTPVFIGSGANWENISTLMSAADGVIVSSSLKRHGRIDQPIDPNRVSQFVEAAISAKSPLPSVTVDPVTLRA, from the coding sequence GTGGACTTAAATCGGCTATTTAAAACTCCAAATCCGATCGTTGGTGTTGTTCATTTACTGCCTTTGCCTACAGCGCCCCGGTGGGGAGGTAGCCTTAAAGCTGTAATCGATCGCGCAGAACAAGAAGCAACGGCTCTAGCTAGTGGCGGAGTTAATGGCATTATTGTCGAAAATTTTTTTGATGCGCCGTTTACAAAGAGCCAGGTAGATCCGGCGGTGGTTAGTGCCATGACCATTGTTATCGATCGGTTGATGAATTTGGTAACTTTACCAATTGGGATCAATGTATTGCGTAATGATGCCCACAGCGCGATCGCTATTGCTAGTGTGGTAAAAGCGCAATTTATCCGGGTAAACGTGCTGATGGGGGTAATGGCGACCGATCAGGGGCTAATTGAGGGTGCGGCCCATCATTTGCTACGCTATCGGCGAGAATTGGGCAGCGATGTGAAAATATTTGCCGATGTTTTAGTAAAACACGCAAGACCATTGAGTTCGCCAAATCTGACGGTGGCGGTACAAGATACTATTGAGCGGGGTTTGGCGGATGGGATCATTTTATCGGGTTGGGCAACGGGTAGCCCGCCAAATCTTGAGGATTTGGAGTTAGCCAGCGCCGCAGCCAAAGGTACGCCAGTTTTTATCGGTAGTGGCGCAAATTGGGAAAACATCTCTACTTTGATGTCCGCCGCCGATGGGGTGATTGTTTCTAGTTCCCTTAAGCGTCACGGGCGGATAGATCAACCGATAGATCCCAATCGGGTTAGTCAGTTTGTGGAGGCGGCTATTAGTGCTAAGTCTCCTTTACCTTCGGTAACGGTCGATCCTGTTACCCTCCGCGCATAA
- the rimO gene encoding 30S ribosomal protein S12 methylthiotransferase RimO, whose amino-acid sequence MGDKPTIAISHLGCEKNRIDTEHMLGLLVEAGYSVDSNEELANYVIVNTCSFIQSAREESVRTLVELAQADKKIVITGCMAQHFQEQLLDELPEAVAVVGTGDYHKIVDVISRVQAGERVKLVSPEPTYIADETTPRYRTTTEGVAYLRIAEGCDYRCAFCIIPHLRGNQRSRSIESIVTEAKLLASQGVKEIILISQITTNYGLDLYGEPKLAELLKELGKVDVPWIRMHYAYPTGLTPKVIEAMVETPNVLPYLDLPLQHSHPEILRAMNRPWQGSVNDAIVEKLKAALPKAVMRTTFIVGFPGETDEHYTHLLQFVKRHQFDHVGVFTFSPEEETPAYKLPNQLPQELMEARRDELMELQQPISLQRNQQEIGQVVDVLIEQENPETGELIGRSARFSPEVDGLVYVQGEAALGSIVPVAISDADIYDLYGQIVNSYN is encoded by the coding sequence ATGGGAGATAAGCCAACCATAGCAATTTCACATCTAGGTTGCGAGAAAAACCGAATCGATACCGAACATATGCTAGGACTGCTAGTAGAAGCAGGTTACAGTGTAGACAGCAATGAGGAGTTAGCTAACTACGTCATTGTCAATACTTGTAGCTTTATTCAATCAGCACGAGAAGAATCTGTAAGGACATTGGTAGAACTTGCCCAAGCAGATAAGAAAATTGTCATAACTGGCTGCATGGCGCAGCATTTTCAAGAACAACTACTAGACGAATTACCAGAAGCAGTAGCTGTAGTCGGTACTGGCGACTACCACAAAATTGTCGATGTAATTTCGCGGGTACAGGCAGGAGAAAGAGTAAAGCTAGTTTCCCCCGAACCAACTTATATCGCTGATGAGACAACACCCCGCTACCGAACGACAACGGAAGGTGTAGCTTATTTACGCATCGCCGAAGGCTGTGATTATCGCTGTGCTTTTTGCATTATTCCTCACTTGCGAGGAAATCAGCGATCGCGTTCCATTGAATCAATTGTGACGGAAGCGAAATTACTAGCCAGCCAAGGAGTAAAGGAAATTATCTTAATTTCCCAAATTACTACCAACTACGGCTTAGATTTGTACGGCGAACCCAAGTTAGCGGAGTTATTAAAGGAACTTGGCAAAGTAGATGTTCCTTGGATACGGATGCACTACGCCTATCCTACCGGGCTAACGCCAAAAGTAATTGAGGCAATGGTTGAAACCCCCAACGTCTTACCTTACTTAGACTTGCCGTTGCAACATTCTCACCCGGAAATATTACGGGCAATGAATCGACCTTGGCAAGGTTCTGTGAATGATGCGATCGTCGAAAAACTCAAAGCAGCTTTGCCAAAGGCTGTCATGCGGACAACTTTTATTGTCGGATTTCCTGGCGAAACAGACGAACATTACACTCATTTGTTACAGTTTGTAAAGCGCCATCAATTCGATCACGTAGGAGTGTTTACTTTTTCACCAGAAGAAGAAACTCCCGCTTACAAGTTACCCAATCAATTGCCTCAAGAACTGATGGAAGCAAGGCGAGATGAGTTGATGGAACTCCAGCAACCAATTTCGCTACAAAGAAACCAGCAGGAAATCGGTCAAGTAGTAGACGTACTTATTGAACAAGAAAATCCTGAGACTGGTGAATTGATTGGACGTTCCGCTCGGTTTTCCCCCGAAGTAGATGGTTTAGTCTACGTCCAGGGAGAAGCCGCCCTTGGTTCGATTGTTCCAGTCGCAATCTCGGACGCTGACATATACGACTTATACGGGCAAATTGTTAATAGTTACAACTAA
- a CDS encoding DEAD/DEAH box helicase has product MTLSFESLGLSAFRVSQLESLGFTEPTNIQAQAIPEILKGNDVVAKSQTGTGKTAAFALPILEQIDSTQKGVQALILTPTRELAVQVCTAISSFVGNQDIRVAPIYGGQSIDRQMMQLKRGVQIVVGTPGRVIDLLERGNLKLESIKWFVLDEADEMLSMGFIDDVEKILKSAPDSRQTALFSATMPVTIRHLVARFLKSPVTITVEQPKAAPTKINQVAYLVPRNWTKARALQAILELEDPESALIFVRTRRTAAELTNQLQNAGHSADEYHGDLTQQARERLLSRFRNKQVRWVIATDIAARGLDVDQLSHVINYDLPDSVETYVHRIGRTGRAGNEGTAISVVQPFERRKQQQIERHVRQNWRINPIPTRAQIESRQIEKLQVQVKEALSGERLASFLPIIRELSEEYDAHAIAAAALQMAYDKTRPTWMQSEAGSVEEERVSSPKPVLLKRSQQPSVSKNG; this is encoded by the coding sequence ATGACTCTTTCTTTTGAAAGCTTAGGACTTTCGGCATTTCGTGTTAGCCAATTAGAAAGCCTAGGATTCACCGAGCCTACTAACATCCAAGCGCAAGCAATTCCCGAAATTCTCAAGGGAAATGATGTAGTAGCAAAATCTCAAACCGGAACAGGCAAAACCGCCGCTTTTGCCTTGCCAATATTAGAGCAAATTGATAGCACTCAAAAAGGCGTGCAAGCTTTAATTTTGACTCCTACCCGCGAACTTGCGGTACAAGTTTGCACAGCTATTAGTAGCTTTGTAGGCAATCAAGACATCCGAGTAGCGCCAATTTATGGCGGACAATCTATTGACCGTCAAATGATGCAACTCAAGCGCGGCGTACAAATCGTTGTCGGGACACCAGGACGAGTAATTGACTTACTAGAGCGTGGAAACTTAAAGCTAGAGTCGATTAAATGGTTTGTGTTGGATGAAGCCGACGAAATGTTGAGCATGGGCTTTATTGATGATGTCGAAAAAATCCTCAAGTCAGCCCCAGACAGTCGCCAAACTGCGTTATTCTCGGCAACAATGCCTGTAACTATTCGCCACTTAGTTGCTAGATTTTTGAAATCTCCTGTAACTATTACAGTAGAGCAACCTAAAGCCGCACCTACAAAAATTAATCAAGTAGCTTACTTAGTACCTCGTAATTGGACGAAAGCTAGAGCTTTACAGGCAATTTTGGAACTAGAAGATCCAGAATCAGCGCTAATTTTTGTCCGCACCCGACGCACGGCGGCGGAATTGACTAATCAATTACAAAATGCTGGTCATAGCGCGGATGAGTATCATGGAGACTTGACGCAACAAGCTAGAGAGCGGCTACTAAGTCGTTTCCGCAACAAGCAAGTACGATGGGTAATTGCGACAGATATTGCGGCTAGAGGCTTGGATGTAGATCAGTTGAGCCATGTAATTAACTACGATTTACCTGACAGCGTAGAAACTTACGTTCACCGGATTGGACGTACTGGGAGAGCCGGAAATGAAGGAACGGCAATTTCTGTAGTGCAGCCTTTTGAGCGTCGCAAACAGCAGCAAATTGAGCGCCACGTCCGCCAAAATTGGAGAATTAACCCAATTCCTACTAGAGCGCAAATTGAATCTCGCCAAATCGAGAAGCTACAGGTACAAGTTAAAGAAGCGTTATCGGGCGAGAGATTGGCATCATTTTTACCAATTATCCGTGAATTGAGCGAAGAATACGATGCTCATGCGATCGCGGCGGCGGCTTTACAAATGGCTTATGACAAAACTCGTCCTACTTGGATGCAGTCAGAAGCCGGAAGTGTTGAAGAAGAAAGAGTTTCTTCACCTAAGCCAGTTTTACTTAAGCGTTCTCAGCAACCATCAGTATCTAAAAATGGCTAA
- a CDS encoding aldo/keto reductase, which produces MITLETITLGQSSITVPPLCIGTWAWGDKLFWSYGSDYNEKQLKEAFNAALEAGTTFFDTAEIYGLGLSEELLGQFMQQSDRPAIIATKFGPLPWRFTAQSVSDAIADSLKRLQVEQVALYQVHWPFSFLMSQETLMNALADEVQRGRIGAVGVSNYSAQQMQEAHQILARRGIPLAVNQVRYSLLTRQIESSGITATAKQLGVTLLAYSPLAQGRLTGKYRPDSSEKPTGARAFDPQFSKAGLEKIVPVVAVLRKIGDLRDRTPAQVALNWVIAQGNVVAISGAKTAQQVQQNAGSLGWKLNIDEIAELEQVSRPWLK; this is translated from the coding sequence GTGATAACTTTGGAAACAATTACATTAGGGCAAAGTAGCATAACCGTACCACCATTATGTATTGGTACGTGGGCATGGGGAGATAAGCTATTTTGGAGCTATGGCAGCGATTACAACGAAAAACAGCTAAAAGAAGCCTTTAATGCTGCCTTAGAAGCTGGTACAACTTTCTTTGACACGGCGGAAATTTACGGTTTAGGGCTGTCGGAGGAACTTTTAGGGCAATTCATGCAGCAGAGCGATCGCCCGGCTATAATTGCAACTAAATTTGGCCCTTTACCTTGGCGATTTACCGCTCAATCTGTCTCAGATGCGATCGCAGACAGCCTAAAACGCCTCCAAGTAGAGCAAGTAGCCTTGTATCAAGTACATTGGCCCTTTAGCTTTTTGATGAGCCAAGAAACCCTCATGAATGCCTTAGCTGATGAAGTTCAGCGCGGTAGAATTGGCGCTGTCGGTGTAAGTAATTATTCCGCCCAGCAAATGCAAGAAGCACACCAAATTTTAGCTCGTCGCGGCATACCTTTAGCAGTAAACCAAGTTCGTTACTCGCTGCTAACTAGACAAATTGAAAGTAGTGGAATAACTGCTACAGCCAAACAATTAGGCGTTACGTTGCTGGCTTATAGCCCCTTAGCCCAAGGAAGATTAACAGGTAAATATCGCCCCGATAGTTCCGAAAAACCTACCGGCGCTAGAGCTTTCGATCCCCAATTTAGTAAGGCGGGATTAGAAAAAATTGTACCAGTGGTAGCGGTACTTAGAAAAATTGGTGACTTGCGCGATCGCACTCCCGCCCAAGTAGCCTTAAATTGGGTAATTGCTCAAGGTAATGTAGTCGCAATTTCCGGCGCAAAAACAGCCCAGCAAGTACAGCAAAATGCTGGCTCGTTGGGCTGGAAACTAAATATTGATGAAATTGCCGAGCTAGAACAAGTTAGCCGTCCTTGGCTCAAGTAG
- a CDS encoding helix-turn-helix domain-containing protein, which produces MTNEIKMQSSSGNIFADMGLQNPEELLIKAELVRQISKIINTRKMTQTEAAQILEIDQPKVSALVNGKLSGFSTERLFAFLNALGNDVEIRVTTKSSSNSQAQTRVVTI; this is translated from the coding sequence ATGACCAATGAAATTAAAATGCAATCAAGTAGTGGTAATATTTTTGCCGATATGGGGCTGCAAAATCCTGAAGAATTGTTAATCAAAGCGGAACTCGTTCGGCAAATTAGCAAAATAATTAATACGCGCAAAATGACCCAAACAGAAGCAGCACAAATACTAGAAATCGATCAACCAAAAGTCTCGGCTCTTGTAAATGGCAAGCTTTCAGGATTCTCAACAGAACGTCTGTTTGCATTTTTAAACGCCCTTGGCAACGACGTAGAGATTCGTGTAACTACTAAGTCTAGTTCTAATTCTCAAGCTCAAACAAGAGTTGTAACGATCTAG